In the genome of Cryptomeria japonica chromosome 8, Sugi_1.0, whole genome shotgun sequence, one region contains:
- the LOC131054838 gene encoding disease resistance protein RML1A, which produces MASRLSNSARNYREMEDSRDVIIEIQEECSPTDQIDTTQVMNSSSREYWRSTVEIPNFCTQLSTPIQSDQRQEFLAQDVFLSHSGKQKNFVRQLYRDLRNQGVSCFFDQDRESLPVGEDFPHRIFEAAKTCQVAVLLLSMEFLQSKWPMLELSAFVEARDRTRTNPNLKILPLFFQISPDTLKNISADDEKWKQLEKSEEKRAEWHQSLNAVRRINGLKFIEGDDEVMFRDEIVNQIWHMITPSPRYNVPGQARMCQEVEDFFNTVHSDKRGIRSAGLYGIPGQGKTTLGKAFCNFKLGDFKGKVCHLEFSRGDSFERIKVALQYLTCYPKSYLQELIDQDQAQVELYRRAKGKRVLLVLDNISEESIDEVTYYLKAELGEDSCILLSGRSVDVLKKYFKIDKQSCMRVPALEEEEAIGILLERTCVEISMLGAEDKAFAVKCAKRCSFKEIGPRDGRFHPLALKAFGGHLFSKYGPHLSKWVAEIEGWVDRRGYGLDDLLDLLGKAFDNMRPEYRTIFMLLTLYMPPNMSLHKVTVWLAMILNKEIWFIEKAVEDLCKKAFIEESGLEIRIHDLYVEFAQSKANEMRRWLWWKGDPRSIRGLISEENAGFELARLEQCMHQRLSQIAPHDLQNLLVLQLVGVQNMSKLALGGMGRLRSITLHNCKDLKALEGLQKLQQLAWLQISEVNTMFELPELSSLKRLQHLQINFAGSWVLNQLGDLTGCGFLREINVCCRSLCEFPWLNGLRYLEKVEFSVCDKVKGSLDCTECVELQSNVIRSRFRWELSGPVMGCKKISKTVLWDRDAVKACPDLDAVKACPDIDAQIESFVTSNDVSVLKSLESCEGLKNLQLWNLINVEELPYFRLLSNLTVLKLGKCAIREPPDITCCLLLEDVWFSTLENLQSFPNFSPLRKLKKLGLYNCWRVEDPPDVSGCYELQVFHLVYNDSLKGLPNMGDSPQLEEIKLSWYSESEAICRAAEDDLQPNVDLESRLEHFEDETFSNLSDVSAPEALKEWEWLKGKAIMGIRYVRGGKIYYCITAPYDSDERSQFVGKVRVFETSIGLFHEGFIRNLRSVIRFLFILQLITILSKYLRSY; this is translated from the exons AAATACAAGAAGAATGTTCCCCAACGGATCAGATCGACACCACTCAAGTCATGAACTCAAGCAGCCGAGAATACTGGCGTTCGACTGTGGAGATACCAAATTTTTGCACCCAACTAAGCACACCGATTCAGAG TGACCAAAGACAGGAATTTTTGGCTCAAGATGTATTTCTGAGTCACAGTGGTAAGCAGAAAAATTTTGTCAGGCAGCTATACAGAGACCTCAGAAACCAGGGCGTGTCCTGCTTCTTTGATCAAGATCGGGAAAGTTTGCCAGTGGGGGAAGATTTCCCCCATCGTATATTTGAAGCCGCTAAGACATGCCAAGTAGCAGTATTGCTTCTCTCTATGGAATTCCTCCAATCAAAGTGGCCCATGCTTGAACTCTCTGCTTTTGTGGAAGCGAGAGACAGAACCCGTACAAATCCCAATCTCAAAATTTTACCCTTGTTCTTCCAGATTTCACCGGATACTCTTAAAAACATTTCGGCAGACGACGAAAAGTGGAAACAGTTGGAGAAATCCGAGGAAAAGCGAGCCGAATGGCACCAATCTTTGAATGCAGTACGGCGAATTAACGGGTTGAAGTTCATTGAAGGTGATGATGAAGTGATGTTCAGAGATGAAATTGTGAATCAAATCTGGCATATGATAACACCCTCACCAAGGTACAATGTGCCAGGGCAAGCACGAATGTGCCAG GAGGTTGAGGATTTCTTCAACACTGTTCATTCCGACAAAAGGGGAATCCGTAGTGCAGGATTGTATGGAATACCGGGGCAGGGGAAAACTACACTTGGCAAGGCTTTTTGTAACTTCAAATTGGGGGATTTTAAGGGCAAAGTATGCCATCTGGAATTTTCTAGAGGCGATTCATTTGAGAGAATTAAAGTTGCCCTGCAATATCTCACTTGCTATCCTAAGTCGTATCTCCAAGAACTGATAGACCAAGATCAG GCACAAGTTGAGTTATATAGAAGAGCGAAGGGAAAAAGGGTATTGTTGGTTCTGGACAATATCTCAGAAGAAAGCATAGACGAAGTGACCTATTATCTTAAGGCAGAGCTGGGAGAAGACAGCTGCATCCTTTTGAGCGGTCGGAGTGTAGATGTTCTCAAAAAGTATTTCAAGATAGATAAGCAGTCATGCATGCGCGTACCAGCGCTTGAAGAGGAGGAAGCCATAGGTATCTTGTTGGAAAGGACATGTGTAGAAATATCAATGTTGGGGGCGGAGGACAAAGCTTTTGCTGTCAAGTGTGCAAAAAGATGCTCGTTCAAAGAGATCGGCCCGAGAGATGGAAGATTCCATCCGCTCGCATTAAAAGCTTTTGGCGGCCACCTCTTCAGTAAATATGGTCCGCATTTGTCAAAGTGGGTTGCTGAGATAGAAGGCTGGGTGGACCGACGCGGCTATGGTTTGGATGATTTGTTGGATTTGCTAGGGAAAGCTTTTGACAACATGCGTCCTGAATATCGCACCATTTTCATGCTTCTCACCCTTTATATGCCGCCTAATATGTCTCTTCACAAAGTCACTGTGTGGCTGGCAATGATTCTCAACAAAGAGATCTGGTTTATTGAGAAAGCA GTTGAGGACCTATGTAAGAAGGCTTTTATTGAAGAATCTGGACTTGAAATTCGCATACACGACCTATATGTTGAGTTCGCACAAAGCAAAGCAAATGAAATGAGGAGATGGCTGTGGTGGAAAGGTGACCCACGTAGTATACGTGGGTTAATATCAGAAGAAAATGCAGGGTTTGAATTGGCTAGGTTGGAGCAGTGCATGCATCAAAGACTGTCCCAGATCGCCCCACACGACCTTCAAAATCTGTTGGTGCTTCAGCTTGTAGGTGTGCAGAATATGAGCAAACTTGCTTTGGGTGGGATGGGCCGTCTCAGAAGTATTACACTCCACAATTGCAAAGATCTGAAAGCGCTTGAAGGTCTTCAAAAATTGCAACAGCTCGCGTGGCTTCAGATAAGCGAAGTAAATACAATGTTTGAACTTCCCGAGCTAAGCAGCCTCAAAAGATTACAACATCTACAGATCAATTTTGCAGGCAGCTGGGTGCTCAATCAGCTGGGAGATCTTACCGGTTGTGGTTTTCTGAGAGAGATTAATGTTTGTTGTCGATCCCTCTGTGAATTTCCGTGGTTGAATGGTTTGCGGTATTTGGAGAAAGTGGAATTTAGTGTGTGTGATAAAGTGAAGGGGTCCCTCGACTGTACAGAATGCGTGGAGCTTCAAAGTAATGTCATCCGCAGTCGCTTTCGGTGGGAATTGTCAGGGCCCGTCATGGGATGTAAGAAAATATCCAAAACTGTATTGTGGGATCGTGATGCGGTGAAGGCATGTCCAGATTTAGATGCAGTGAAGGCATGTCCAGATATAGATGCCCAGATAGAGTCGTTTGTTACATCAAATGATGTTTCAGTGCTTAAAAGTTTAGAATCTTGTGAGGGACTGAAAAATCTTCAACTATGGAATTTGATAAATGTAGAGGAGCTTCCATATTTTAGACTTCTATCAAATTTAACTGTGCTCAAGCTTGGGAAGTGTGCTATAAGAGAGCCCCCGGATATAACATGTTGTCTCTTGTTGGAGGATGTTTGGTTTTCCACACTAGAAAATTTACAAAGCTTTCCCAACTTCTCACCACTGAGGAAATTAAAGAAGTTAGGATTATATAATTGCTGGAGGGTTGAAGATCCTCCTGATGTTAGTGGCTGCTATGAATTACAGGTATTCCATCTGGTCTATAACGACAGTTTGAAAGGACTTCCCAATATGGGAGACTCGCCACAATTAGAGGAAATCAAACTGAGTTGGTATTCTGAGAGTGAGGCCATTTGCCGCGCTGCTGAAGACGATCTTCAACCTAACGTGGATCTTGAATCTCGTTTGGAGCACTTTGAAGACGAAACCTTCTCGAACTTAAGTGATGTGAGCGCACCAGAAGCATTGAAAGAGTGGGAGTGGTTGAAGGGCAAGGCCATTATGGGAATAAGGTATGTCCGTGGAGGGAAGATATATTATTGTATAACGGCTCCGTACGATTCTGACGAGAGAAGCCAGTTTGTGGGAAAGGTGAGGGTTTTTGAAACGTCAATAGGCCTATTTCATGAAGGCTTCATTCGTAATCTTCGATCTGTTATTAGGTTTCTTTTTATTTTGCAGCTTATCACTATTTTATCAAAGTACTTGCGATCGTATTGA